Part of the Pseudomonas sp. P8_241 genome is shown below.
GCGCATGCCATCGGAACCGGCGCCCGGACCGTCATAGGCCACCTGCGGCGCACGTCGAACACGGCGTTGACCGGCGTTGTAGACCCACGCCAGGCGCGGCTCCTTGACCTGGTCGATGGTCTCGTGGATCAGGATCACACTGCCGGCCATGCGTGACGGCGCGGTGATTTCCTGCTTGTAGTAGTACAGGACGTTGTCGCCCTCGCCCCCGGTTACGCCTTCCATCAATTGCGGAAATGCCAGTTTGTCGTCGTACTCGACGATGGAGTAGGAGCCGTTGGTTTGCGGTGCGGCCTGCGCGGCCTGGCGCTCCATGTTGCCACCGCGATAACGGTTAGTGTGGTTCCAGTAGATCTCTACACCGTTCTTCGGAATCGGGAACGGGTAGTAGCGGGTCTGGGTGAAGTTGACCAGGCCGTTACCGTCCGGAGTCAGTTCGGTGGTGACCGCACTTTTTTTCGCGATGTCGTAGATGTTTTGTGGCGACGCGGCGGTGCGCTGGGTCTTGAATACCGGGATCTTGTAGCTGTCCGGGTAGCGCTTGAACATCGCCACCTGCCCCGGCGTCAGCTTGTCCTTGTACTGGTCGACGTTGGCCGCGGTAATCACCAGTTGTGGTTTTTCACCCGCAAACGGATCCCCCAGGAAGCCATTGTCGAGTGCCGCTGCACCGGGCCTCAGGCCACCGGTCCAGGCCGGAATGCTGCCATTGGCATTGCCCTCTTTCTGAGCGCCCAACGGGGTCAACGAGGTTCCCAGCTGAGCGGCCTCCTGGGGCGAGACAGCGGCCATCACACCACTGGCCAGCAACGAAAGACTCAGTGCGCCAGCGCGCAGGAAAATACGTGCGTTCATGTTCAGGTTGTTCATATACAAGTACCTCTGGGGCAGAGTTGCATCAGAAATTCACGCCGAAGCTGAGCGCAACGTAGTCGCGGTCGACGTTGGTGTTGAAGTCGCCACCGAAGTAGTTGGTGTAACTCAGGCTGGCGTTGTAGGTGTTCAGGTAGTCCGCATCGACACCGACGCTGACTGCTTTGGAGCCTTCATCGAAGTTCGGGCCGTAACCAGACACGTCATGGGACCAGGCCAGGTTCGGCGACAGGTTGATGCCGGCGATCACGTTCTGGTAATCGAGCTTGCCGCGCAGGCGATAGCCCCAGCTGTTGCTGGTGTAGAAGCCATCGTCATTGCATTCCTGCGCCGGGTTACTGGCTGCCGGCGTGCCTGCGGCAGTGCCTCGGCAGGTGGCCGCTCCGGCGGCGCCCGGCAATTCGCCGGAACCGAAGGCAGGACTGCGACCGAAGCGCAGGTCAGTGCCGTCGGCCTTGCCCAGGCCATTGATGTGGTTGTACCCGACCTCACCCACCACCGTCAGGCGACTGGCGCCCAACACCTGATCGAAGAATTGGGTTGCAGTCACTTGGGCCTGGGTCACCGGCATGCGCTTGTAGCCGTTGACTTCACCCCCCAGGTTACGACCGGCAAAGCCAGTGGTGATCAGCGGTGAGGTCGCGCCGAAGGTCGCGGAGGACAACAGGTCAGCGGTGTTCAGTTGCAGCGGCATGTTCGGCCGGTAGCTGACCTCACCCCCCAGAGACACGCCTTCGACGTTGGTCTGGAAACTCAAGCCATACAGGCGGATATCTTCCGGATAATCGATGAAGTAACGGGCACTGCGGGCCGATGCCACACCACCTGCCGGGTTGCTCATCTGGTTGATGCTCAGGTAAGGGTTACGGCTGTGGTAGTTCAGTGCATAAGCGCCAAACTCGGTGTCGTTGAACTCAGGCACGAACCAGCGCAGGGCAACGCCAAATTGACCACTGTCACGGGCATCGTTGTCCTTGAGGCGCGGGATAAAGGCGTCGTCCGTCCCGGCGGCGATGGCCGCCAGGCCGCCGGTGTTGCTCGCAGCACCCGGTGGCAGGTCGAGACCGGCAATCACCAGGCGGTCGTTGCAACCTTGGGGTACGCCGTCGTTGCCGAAAAACGTTCCGCAGTTGTCGACCACCGATTTGTCCCACTCCAGCTGATAAAACGCTTCGGCGGTGATGTTGTCGGCCAGGCCCTGGGACACGTAAATCAGGTTGACCGGAATCAAGCCTTCCTTCACTTCAGCGCCCGGACGGCGTAACGCCGCAACGTCGATGGGGTTGATGCTGTTGATCGAGTTGCCGATGAACGTACTCTCGCCCCAGCTCACCACTTGCTTGCCCAGGCGCACGTTACCGACCTGATCGCCGAGGGTGTAGTTGTGGTAGACGAAGCTGTCGAGGAACATCGCCCCGGATGACTTGCCTGCGCGATCACGTCCCGCGTCATTGATATCGTAGAACGGACGGCTCTCGTCCATCAGTTCGAAGTCGTACCAATACTTGCCGCGCACGAAGGCGCCGCTGTCGCCATACTTCAATTCCAGGTCATGCACGCCCTTGAAGATCTTCGAGAAGGTTTCACCTTTCTTGAAGTTCAGGCGGTTGTCGTCGGTGGTCCGCGAGGCGGACTCGCCACCGGTGACACCCTGTGAGTTGAAGTTGGAAATGAACTGCTTGTCCGCATCCGTCGTCGACCAACTGGCGCCGACCGACAGCGACGAATCAAACTTGCCCTGAATCTCCCCGATGTTGAAATCAACAGCGTGAGCCTGATGGCTCGCGCACGTTGCAACCATTACAGCTACGGCCAGCAAACTCGGCTGGAAGACGCCGCGCATTGTTGTTTTTGTCATGCGGTTTCTCCGGTTAAGGATAGGTGTTGGTGCGCCCATGCTAGCGGGGCTCCGGTAAGGTCCTGACACCCGAACGGGTGATTTGAACCAGCATTTTCAATGGGTATTTCCAGTGCGTAACAACCCGGTTTTCGCAGCGCGCCCCGGGCGTTACGCCCGGTGACATTCACCCGGCAAAAAGCGTGGTCACTGCGCCGCGCCACTGACCTTTCCATAGAGCGTCACCACGCAGGCACCGCCCAGACCGAGGTTGTGGGCCATGGCCAGACGCGCGCCTTCGACCTGACGCTGTTCGGCGTTTCCGCGCAGTTGCTGGGTCAACTCGTAGCACTGCGCCAGGCCCGTGGCGCCCAGCGGATGCCCCTTGGAAAGCAGTCCGCCGGACGGGTTGATGACGATCTGCCCGCCGTAGGTGTTGTCGCCATCCATGACGAACTTCTCGGCGCCACCCTCCGGGCAAAAACCCAGGGACTCGTAACAGATCACCTCGTTCTGGGCGAAGCAGTCGTGCAGTTCGCAAACATCGATGTCCTGCGGGCCGACGCCAGCCTTCTCGTAGACCTGACCGACAGCGGCGTGAGTCATGTGGGTGCCGACCCAATCGAGCATCGAGGGTTTTTCGAAATTGAAAGATGCCGGGGTGTCGGTGGTCATGGCCTGTGCGACGATTTCCACGTCGCGGCGCAAGCCGTGCTTTTTCGCGAAACGCTCGGACACCAGGATGGCCGCGGCACCGCCGCACGTCGGCGGGCAAGCCATCAAACGCGTCATCACACCCGGCAGAATCACCGGGTCGTTCATCACGTCCTCGACGCTGAGCACCTTGCGAAACAGCGCCAGCGGGTTGTTCGCCGCATGGCGGCTGGCCTTGGCGCGAACTGCGGCGAAGGTTTCCATTTTGCAGCCATATTTGTGCAGGTACTCGCGACCGGCGCCGCCGAAGGTGCGGATGGCCTGGGGCATGCCATCCATATCGGCGGTCAGCCCGCGCAGGATCGGCAAAAAGCGCTCACGGGTTGGCGGACGGTCATCCCAGTGGGATTTCAATGCCCCGGCCTGCATCTGTTCGAAACCGACCGCCAGCACGCAATCGGCCGAGCCGGATTCGATGGCCTTGCGCGCCAGGAACAGCGCGGTGGAACCAGTGGCGCAGTTGTTGTTGACGTTGACCACCGGGATCGCGGTCATGCCCACTTCGTACAGCACGGTCTGGCCGCAGGTGGAATCGCCGTAGACATAACCGGCGTACGCCTCCTGCACCAGATTGTAATCAATACCCGCATCCGCGAGGGCGCGGCGCACCGCTTCGGCCCCCATCTGCACGTAGGTCGGGCTTTCGCTGGGCTTGCGGAACGGGATCATGCCGACGCCGGCAACCAGTACTTTTTCGCTCATGGTGTCACCTGAAAATGAAGGAGAAGGATCACAACTGGCGAGCGATCAGCTCGCGCAGCACTTCACTGGTGCCGCCGAAAATCCGCGTCACGCGCATGTCGACAAAAGCACGGGCAATCGGGTATTCGAGCATGTAGCCGTAACCGCCATGCAGCTGGACCATGTCATCGATGCATTTGCACAGGGTTTCGGTGGCGAACAACTTGGCGATCGCCGACTCCTGGACGGTCAGGCGGCGGCGCATGTGTTCGGCGATGTAGTGGTCGATGGTCAGGCGCACGGCGGTGGCCTGAGCCTTGATGTCGGCCAGCTTGAACTTGGTGTTCTGGAAGTCCCAGACAGTCTGATTGAACGCCTTGCGATCCTTCACGTACTCGACGGTCTGCTCCAGCAGGCGTTCGAGTTTGGCGGCGCTGTAGAGCGCAATCACCAGGCGCTCTTGCGGCAGTTCTTCCATCAAGTGCATGAAGCCTTTGTTCTCTTCACCCAGCAGGTTGCCGACCGGCACGCGCACGTCGTCGAAGAACAGCTCGGCAGTGTCAGCGGCGTGTTGGCCGACTTTTTCCAGTTTGCGCCCGCGACGGAAACCTTCGCGGTTGCACTCGACCATGATCAGGCTGCAACCCTTGGCGCCAGCGCTCGGATCGGTCTTGCACACCACCACGACCATGTCGCAGGTCAGGCCGTTGCTGATGAAGGTCTTGCTGCCGTTGATCACCCACTCGTCACCGTCGCGCACGGCTGTGGTGCGGACTGCCTTGAGGTCCGAGCCGGTACCGGGCTCGGTCATGGCGACAGCGAGGACGGTTTCGCCGGAGCAGACCTTTGGCAACCATTGTTGCTTTTGCTCTTCGGTGCCCAGACGCACGATGTACGGGGCGACGATGTCCGAGTGCACGCCCAGGCTCCAACCCGACACACCGGCGCGGTACAACTCTTCGATCAACACCGCCGAGTGACCAAAGTCACCGCCACCGCCGCCGTACTCGGTCGGCACGGTGAGGCACAGCAGGTTGTGGCGACCGGCCTTGAGCCAGGTTTCCCGGTCGACCTGCCCGGCTTCGTCCCACTGCGCCTGCTTGGGCAGGCATTCACGCTCGAAGAAACGCCGCGCGGTTTCACGCAGCATTTCGTGGTCTTCACGGTAGACGGTACGGTTGATGTGCATCGGAATCTCCAGTGGATTGCCAGACAGACGAGCGCCTGGTTCGTGAGTCCACTGTATGGCTGGGGGGTGGTGATGAAGCCACCCGGATCGGGTAGCGAAACCAAAGGCCTGAAACACGACTCCCTGTAGGAGCGAGTTTGCTCGCGATGGAGGCAAGGACGACGCGTACTGTCAGGCGGCACGCGTTATCGTTGCGTCCATCGCGAGCAAACTCGCTCCTGCAGGGGATTGGGCTGGGGTTATTTGCGCAGTTCGCGCTTGAGGACTTTGCCCGCCGCCGAGAGTGGCAGTTCGTCACGAAACTCAACGGTTTTCGGGCATTTGTAGGGTGCGATGAATTCACGACAAAACAGCCGCAATTGCGCTTCATCGACGGGCGAAGCGGGCGTGCGCACCACCACCGCATGCACCGCCTCGCCCCACTGCGCATGGGGGATACCGATCACCGCGCACATCGCCACGGCCGGATGCCGGGCAAGGACATTCTCGACTTCCACCGAATACACATTCTCGCCACCGCTGACGATCATGTCCTTGAGCCGGTCGACGATGAACAGGTAACCCTGCTCGTCCATCCACGCGGCATCGCCGGTATACAGCCAGCCGTTGCGCAGCGCCTGGGCGGTTTCTTCGGGTTTGTTCCAATAGCCCTGCATGATGTTCGGACCCCGCACGATGATCTCGCCCACCGTGCCACGTGGAACTTCGTGGCCTTGCGGGTCGACGATCTTCACGTTGACGCCCAGCCCGCCACGCCCTACCGAGCGCGACAGTCCACTGATGCGCGCCTCTGGGGTGTGGTTGCACGGCAGGTTGCTCGACACCACCGGGCAGGCCTCGGTCAGTCCGTAGGAATGCGACAGCTCGATGTCCGGAAACCGTTCGAGTACCTGCTCGACCATGTCACCGGCACTGGGCGAAGCGCCGTAGGTCAGACGTTTCAGGCTGCCCAGGTCATAGCGCTCGAAGTCAGGATGAGCCAATAACGCACCGATCATCGTTGGCACCAGCAGCGTCTCGGTGACCCGTTCTCGTTCGATGATCTGCAACGTTTGCAGGGCATCAAACCCGGACACCAGTACATGGCTTTCACCGGCCAGAAACTGGATCAGTGCACGGGCCATGCCCGCCACATGAAACAGCGGCGCGACGTGCAGCAACAGGCCACCGCGTATCGGCGGCATGTCCACCATGCGCGGCATGCACGCCGACCACAGGTTCAAATGGGACTGCATCACACCCTTGGGAAATCCAGTGGTGCCGCCGGTGTACATGATGCAGGCCAGGTCTTCGCCACCACGACCGGCGTCCTCAATCGGCGTGGCCTGGTCAATCAATTGCGCGAAACCCAGCATGCCCAACGGCACTTCGCCCTCACCGGCGTAAATGAACCGCGGCGCATGTCGGGCCGTCTTGCGGATCTCATCGGCCAGACCAGCGAAATGCTCGTCGACAATCAGGATGCCGGTGTTGCAATCGTCCAGCGAGTAGACAATCTCCGGCACGCTCCAGCGTACATTCACCGGATTGAGCACCCCGCCACCCCACCACACGCCCATGATGTATTCCAGGTAACGGTCGGAGTTGAGCGCCAGCATGCCCACCCGGTCCCCCGCTGCCATGCCGAGGTTTTGCAAGGCGCCGGCCAGGCGTGCGACCCGCTCGCCAAATGCGCGATAGGTCTGGCGACGCTCGCCGAAGATCGTCGCGACATGGTCCGGGTTCTGTTGCAGCGTACGTTGCAGGCATTGGGTCATGAACATGCTGTCAGCTCACCCCCCGATCCTTGCCGGCCCAGAATGGCTCGCGCAAATCGCGCTTGAGCACTTTGCCCGCGCCCGACAACGGCAACGCTGTGCGGAACTCCACTGATTTGGGCGTCTTGTAGCCGGCGATCTGGCGGCGACAGTGCTCGATGATCTGCGCGCCCGCCACTTGGGTTTGCGGTTTGAGCACGACCACCGCGTGCACCGCCTCGCCCCATTGCGCACACGGAATGCCGATCACCGCGCAGGCCGCGACGGCCGGGTGACTGGCGATGGCGCTTTCCACTTCGCCGGAATACACGTTCTCGCCACCGCTGACGATCATGTCCTTGAAGCGGTCGACGATGTAGATATACCCGTCCTCGTCCATGTAGGCGCCGTCGCCGGTGTGCATCCAGCCACCACGCAGGGCCTTGGCGGTTTCCTCGGGGTTGTTCCAGTAGCCGAGCATGATGTTCGGGCCGCGCACCACCACTTCGCCCACAGTGCCGCACGGTACGGGGTGGTCGTGTTCGTCGACGATGCGCACGATCACCCCCAGCCCCGGCCGTCCGGCCGAACGCAACCGGCCACTGGCGATGCCTTCGGCGTTATGGTTCTCGGGGCCGTTGGCGGTAATCGGTGGTGCCGCTTCGGTCATGCCGTAGCCCTGGGTGAACTCGACATTCGGCAGCGCTTTGAGCGCCAGTTCCAGCAAGGGCACGGCAATCGGTGAGGCGCCATAGGTCAGGCAGCGCAGGCAACTCAGATCATGCTGGGCGAATTGCGGGTGCATGATCAGCACTTGCAACATGGTCGGCACGATCAGAATGTCGGTAATGCGTTCGCGCTCGATGGTGCGCATCACGTCCAGCGCATCGAAGGCCGGAACGAAGATGCTCGGCAGCCCGAGGAGCGAAATCAGGATCACCCGCGACAGCGCCGCCAGGTGGAACATCGGCGCGATGTGCAAGGTCAGGGCATCGGCCGGCACCGGCACATCGGCGGCCCGGGCCACGGCGGCTGACCACAGGTTCATGTGCGATTGCATGACGCCCTTCGGCCGACCGGTGGTGCCGCCGGTGTACATGATGCTGGCCAGGTCGTCGCCGCCACGAAACGCATCGTCGACAGGCGCCGTGTCACGGATCAGTTGCTCGTAGGACAACATGCCCTCGGGCAATTGACCGTCGCCGATATAAATCAGCAAGGGTCGCACCCTGGCGGTGCTGGCGATGCCTTCGGCCATGGGCACAAAAGTATCGTCGATCAGCAGGATGCGGGTATCGCAGTCGTCCAGCGAGTAGACGATTTCCGGCACGCTCCAGCGGATGTTTACCGGATTGACCACGCCGCCCCCCCACCAGGTCGCGAGGAAATATTCGAGGAACCGGTCGCAATTCAGGCCCAGCAGACCGACCCGATCGCCGGTCTGCATACCCAGTTGCTGCAAGGCACCGGCCAGACGAGCGACGCGCTCGGCCAGCTCGGCATAGGTGCGACGGCGGTCGCGAAACACAGTCGCCAATGCGTGGGGACGTTGTTGCAGCACATGGTGCAGGCCTTGGGTCAGATACATGGGGCTCTCCTGTAAATTATTGTTGTCAGGCAGGGTCGCAAGCGGTGTCGCGAATCAGGTGCCGGTGTATTTCGGCGGGCGTTGTTCGGCCAGGGCCATGCGCCCTTCGGCGTGATCCTCGCTGTCGCGCAGCAAACCCCAGTGAAGATGGGCCTGGCTGGCGAACTCGCGGGGTGTCAGGTGCGCGGTTTGCAAAGCCAGGCGCTTGATCGACTGCACCGCCAACGGGCCGTTGGCGGCAATGCGCTCTGCCAGGTCCAGGGCCGCCGGGAGCAACCGTTGCCGGGGCAGCAGCTCGATTACCAGCCCGATGCGCAAGGCTTCCTGGGCGCTGACCGACTCTCCCGTCAGGGCAATTTTCATGGCGTGGGCGGCGGGAATCGCGCGCAGCAGCAATTGCACGCCACCCGCCACCGGAATGCTCGCGTCGCGTACTTGTGGCAGGCCAAAGGTGGCGGCGTCGACGGCGATCCGCAGATCACACTGCAGCGCCAACTCCAGACCGCCCCCCAGGCAGGCACCATTGACGGCAGCGATCATCGGCTTCCAGATGTCCAGGTCGCTGAGGTCCAGGAGGCGCGTGTAGCCACCCTCCTCGGCTTCGGTCTCGCGGCTTTTCAGTGTCCCTGCGACAAACCCGGACGCTGGCCGCAATGATTCCTTGTGGCTTGCGCCGCAACAAAAGGCTCGCTCTCCGGCACCGGTCAGCACAATGACCCGCACCTGTTCGTCATCCTGGCAGGCGCCCAGGGTCTTGCGCAGGTGCATCAGGTCGCTGGCGCTCAGCGCATTGTCCGACTGTTGCGCATCGAGCGTGATCAGCGCCACGTGATCGATGATCTTGAACTGAATGGCCATGGGCTAACTCCTGCGCTCCACCGCTGTTGCGCTGTTCTGATGGAGGGCCAGGCGGCACTCCTGTTGTTATGCCGTCCAGTAGACCAATCGGCGAATCGACGACGACCACCCGCATCGGGTGGCGGATGCCGAAGTCGGGGTCATGACCGTCGGGCTGTGGGTTACACTCGATTGGATTCAATGCACCCATAAAACAAAAATGATTCGGACAACCCCATGGACAAACACCGCAAGTCCAATGCATCGGACACCCTCGCGAGCCAGGTCTTGAATCCGACACAGTCGCCGATCGTCAGTACCAAACTGATTCCGCCGCGCGGCACCGGGCGCCTGATTTCCCGCGAGCGCCTGCAGGAGCAAATGCTCAAGGCCCGCCGCCAGCGCTGCATCGTGCTCAAGGGCCCGGCCGGTTGCGGCAAGACTTCAACGCTGATTGCCTGGCGGCAGGCGCTGTTACCCTTGGGTTTCGATGTGGCGTGGCTGACGCTGTCGGCCGACGACAACGAATTGACCCGGTTTATCGACTACCTGCTGGCGAGCCTCGGCCAGATCGACGCCACCCTGGTGCGCGAAGCGACCCAGCTGGAAGGTCGAGGTATCGACAGCGAGGCGGTGGAACGCACGGTCATCACCCTGGTGCGCAGCATTGCCAGTCGTGGCCGCGAACTGGTGCTGGTGCTCGATGACCTGCACCACCTGACCGACGTAGGCATTCATCAGGCCCTGCAATGGCTGATCGACTACGCGCCGGCCAACCTGCACCTGGCATTGGTGTCGCGCAGTGCCGTGCCTTTGTCCCTGGCGCGGTTGCGCAGCCAGGCGTTGGTACTGGAACTGAACCTGCGCGACTTGCGCTTCACCCCGGCCGAATCCGAACAGTTCCTCAAAGCGCAACTGGGCGAGATCAATGCCCGTGACGCCAGGCAGATGCACGAGCTGACCGATGGCTGGGTGGCAGGTCTGCAACTGCTTGCCGTCAGCCACAAAAAGAAGCGTTCGCCGCAGGCGCCAGGCGCCATCTCCGTGCAGACGCAGGTGCGGGACAATCAGGCGTTCGCCAGTTTTTTTGAAATCGAAGTGTTATCCCACCTGTCGCCGACAGACCTCGACCTGATGTTACTCATGGCGGTGTGCAACCGCTTCTGCGCCTCGTTGTGCGCAGCGCTCAGTGGCTACCCGCAAGCGGTCGCCGAGGCCAACGCACTGCTGGCGCGCCTGGAACGCGACAACCTGTTCCTGATTCCGGTGGATAGCACCGAACGTGAAACCTGGTATCGCCTGCACCCGCTGCTGCGCGAAACCCTGCTCAAGTATTTCGATTCGCGCACCCAGGCCGAACAACAAGTGGTGCACGTCCGTGCCTGGAACTGGTTCCGTGACCATCGTTACCTGGATGAAGCGGTGCACCATGCGGTGATGGGTGGCGATCCATCGGCCGCTGCCGACCTGGTGGAGCAGAACGCCGAGGCACTGTATGCCCATGGCGACTTGCGCATGTTGATCGAACTGGTTCGACTGCTGCCGGTCGAGCAGGTACAGGCGCGGGTCAAACTGCGGATCCTCAAGGCACGGATGCAACTCTATGCCCGGGACTTCGATGCCTGCACCAACAGCCTCGAACAGCTGTTCCGCGATGTTCCCCAAAGCGAAGTGCATGACCGTTTCATGATCTCGTTGCTGCGGGCGTCCCTGGCGCTGCAACGCGATGACACCGTCGCGGCCATGTCGGTGCTGCCGCAACTGCTCAACCCGCCACCCGGCAGCAACAGCGTTGCCATCGGATCTTGCGCCAACATCCTGTCCTGGCTGTACATGCACCGCGGCGAATACGAAAAGGCCCGGCAGGTGCAACTCGACCGCCCTGCCTTGCTGATCAATGGCGAACCGCTGCTGGGCACCACGGCGGGCAGCCTGCAAGGGCGCTGCATGATCGGCCTGAGCCTGGCGCTCGAAGGCCAGATGACCCAGGCGGAACGGGTTTATCGCGATGTGCTGCATGAGGCCA
Proteins encoded:
- a CDS encoding DUF1302 domain-containing protein; its protein translation is MTKTTMRGVFQPSLLAVAVMVATCASHQAHAVDFNIGEIQGKFDSSLSVGASWSTTDADKQFISNFNSQGVTGGESASRTTDDNRLNFKKGETFSKIFKGVHDLELKYGDSGAFVRGKYWYDFELMDESRPFYDINDAGRDRAGKSSGAMFLDSFVYHNYTLGDQVGNVRLGKQVVSWGESTFIGNSINSINPIDVAALRRPGAEVKEGLIPVNLIYVSQGLADNITAEAFYQLEWDKSVVDNCGTFFGNDGVPQGCNDRLVIAGLDLPPGAASNTGGLAAIAAGTDDAFIPRLKDNDARDSGQFGVALRWFVPEFNDTEFGAYALNYHSRNPYLSINQMSNPAGGVASARSARYFIDYPEDIRLYGLSFQTNVEGVSLGGEVSYRPNMPLQLNTADLLSSATFGATSPLITTGFAGRNLGGEVNGYKRMPVTQAQVTATQFFDQVLGASRLTVVGEVGYNHINGLGKADGTDLRFGRSPAFGSGELPGAAGAATCRGTAAGTPAASNPAQECNDDGFYTSNSWGYRLRGKLDYQNVIAGINLSPNLAWSHDVSGYGPNFDEGSKAVSVGVDADYLNTYNASLSYTNYFGGDFNTNVDRDYVALSFGVNF
- a CDS encoding acyl-CoA dehydrogenase family protein; its protein translation is MHINRTVYREDHEMLRETARRFFERECLPKQAQWDEAGQVDRETWLKAGRHNLLCLTVPTEYGGGGGDFGHSAVLIEELYRAGVSGWSLGVHSDIVAPYIVRLGTEEQKQQWLPKVCSGETVLAVAMTEPGTGSDLKAVRTTAVRDGDEWVINGSKTFISNGLTCDMVVVVCKTDPSAGAKGCSLIMVECNREGFRRGRKLEKVGQHAADTAELFFDDVRVPVGNLLGEENKGFMHLMEELPQERLVIALYSAAKLERLLEQTVEYVKDRKAFNQTVWDFQNTKFKLADIKAQATAVRLTIDHYIAEHMRRRLTVQESAIAKLFATETLCKCIDDMVQLHGGYGYMLEYPIARAFVDMRVTRIFGGTSEVLRELIARQL
- a CDS encoding lipid-transfer protein, with translation MSEKVLVAGVGMIPFRKPSESPTYVQMGAEAVRRALADAGIDYNLVQEAYAGYVYGDSTCGQTVLYEVGMTAIPVVNVNNNCATGSTALFLARKAIESGSADCVLAVGFEQMQAGALKSHWDDRPPTRERFLPILRGLTADMDGMPQAIRTFGGAGREYLHKYGCKMETFAAVRAKASRHAANNPLALFRKVLSVEDVMNDPVILPGVMTRLMACPPTCGGAAAILVSERFAKKHGLRRDVEIVAQAMTTDTPASFNFEKPSMLDWVGTHMTHAAVGQVYEKAGVGPQDIDVCELHDCFAQNEVICYESLGFCPEGGAEKFVMDGDNTYGGQIVINPSGGLLSKGHPLGATGLAQCYELTQQLRGNAEQRQVEGARLAMAHNLGLGGACVVTLYGKVSGAAQ
- a CDS encoding acyl-CoA synthetase; translation: MYLTQGLHHVLQQRPHALATVFRDRRRTYAELAERVARLAGALQQLGMQTGDRVGLLGLNCDRFLEYFLATWWGGGVVNPVNIRWSVPEIVYSLDDCDTRILLIDDTFVPMAEGIASTARVRPLLIYIGDGQLPEGMLSYEQLIRDTAPVDDAFRGGDDLASIMYTGGTTGRPKGVMQSHMNLWSAAVARAADVPVPADALTLHIAPMFHLAALSRVILISLLGLPSIFVPAFDALDVMRTIERERITDILIVPTMLQVLIMHPQFAQHDLSCLRCLTYGASPIAVPLLELALKALPNVEFTQGYGMTEAAPPITANGPENHNAEGIASGRLRSAGRPGLGVIVRIVDEHDHPVPCGTVGEVVVRGPNIMLGYWNNPEETAKALRGGWMHTGDGAYMDEDGYIYIVDRFKDMIVSGGENVYSGEVESAIASHPAVAACAVIGIPCAQWGEAVHAVVVLKPQTQVAGAQIIEHCRRQIAGYKTPKSVEFRTALPLSGAGKVLKRDLREPFWAGKDRGVS
- a CDS encoding long-chain fatty acid--CoA ligase; protein product: MFMTQCLQRTLQQNPDHVATIFGERRQTYRAFGERVARLAGALQNLGMAAGDRVGMLALNSDRYLEYIMGVWWGGGVLNPVNVRWSVPEIVYSLDDCNTGILIVDEHFAGLADEIRKTARHAPRFIYAGEGEVPLGMLGFAQLIDQATPIEDAGRGGEDLACIMYTGGTTGFPKGVMQSHLNLWSACMPRMVDMPPIRGGLLLHVAPLFHVAGMARALIQFLAGESHVLVSGFDALQTLQIIERERVTETLLVPTMIGALLAHPDFERYDLGSLKRLTYGASPSAGDMVEQVLERFPDIELSHSYGLTEACPVVSSNLPCNHTPEARISGLSRSVGRGGLGVNVKIVDPQGHEVPRGTVGEIIVRGPNIMQGYWNKPEETAQALRNGWLYTGDAAWMDEQGYLFIVDRLKDMIVSGGENVYSVEVENVLARHPAVAMCAVIGIPHAQWGEAVHAVVVRTPASPVDEAQLRLFCREFIAPYKCPKTVEFRDELPLSAAGKVLKRELRK
- a CDS encoding enoyl-CoA hydratase/isomerase family protein, encoding MAIQFKIIDHVALITLDAQQSDNALSASDLMHLRKTLGACQDDEQVRVIVLTGAGERAFCCGASHKESLRPASGFVAGTLKSRETEAEEGGYTRLLDLSDLDIWKPMIAAVNGACLGGGLELALQCDLRIAVDAATFGLPQVRDASIPVAGGVQLLLRAIPAAHAMKIALTGESVSAQEALRIGLVIELLPRQRLLPAALDLAERIAANGPLAVQSIKRLALQTAHLTPREFASQAHLHWGLLRDSEDHAEGRMALAEQRPPKYTGT
- a CDS encoding DUF1329 domain-containing protein → MNARIFLRAGALSLSLLASGVMAAVSPQEAAQLGTSLTPLGAQKEGNANGSIPAWTGGLRPGAAALDNGFLGDPFAGEKPQLVITAANVDQYKDKLTPGQVAMFKRYPDSYKIPVFKTQRTAASPQNIYDIAKKSAVTTELTPDGNGLVNFTQTRYYPFPIPKNGVEIYWNHTNRYRGGNMERQAAQAAPQTNGSYSIVEYDDKLAFPQLMEGVTGGEGDNVLYYYKQEITAPSRMAGSVILIHETIDQVKEPRLAWVYNAGQRRVRRAPQVAYDGPGAGSDGMRTADNTDMMNGAPDRYDWKLIGKKELYIPYNNYRLQSPKVKYDDIIKPGHINQDLTRYELHRVWHVEATLKPGQRHVYAKRDMYFDEDTWQLAEVDHYDGRGQLWRVAEGYAINDYERGAPNFAMLGIYDLIAGRYNVLAMTNQSRHATTYGMTAKMTDFTPSALRNAGIR